A single window of Nicotiana tomentosiformis chromosome 1, ASM39032v3, whole genome shotgun sequence DNA harbors:
- the LOC104088522 gene encoding transcription factor Pur-alpha 1 isoform X2 — translation MEGNSGGGGGGGGGGGGGNDVELLCKTLQVEHKLFYFDLKENPRGRYLKISEKTSATRSTIIVPFNGISWFLDLFNYYVNSDDDQQDVFSKELQLDTKVFYFDVGENRRGRFLKVSEASVSRNRSTIIVPAGSAQDEGWAAFRNILAEINEASRLFISPSQTSEPSERLGLSDDVGAGFISSHSSQSGPTADLSVERIIDLPAADEVSNLGVSKVIRADQKRFFFDLGSNNRGHFLRISEVAGSDRSSIILPLSGLKQFHEMVGHFVEISKDRLEGITGANVRTIDSPQR, via the exons ATGGAGGGAAATTCCGGCGGCGGTGGTGGTGGCGGTGGCGGTGGCGGAGGAGGAAACGACGTGGAGTTGCTGTGCAAGACGTTACAGGTAGAACACAAGCTTTTCTACTTCGACCTGAAGGAGAATCCACGCGGGCGTTACTTGAAAATATCGGAGAAAACGTCGGCAACAAGGTCTACTATAATAGTACCATTCAACGGCATCTCATGGTTCCTCGATCTATTCAATTACTATGTCAATTCAGATGATGATCAACAGGACGTGTTTAGCAAAGAACTCCAACTTGATACCAAg GTGTTTTACTTTGATGTAGGGGAGAATAGACGAGGACGCTTTCTCAAG GTCTCTGAAGCATCTGTTAGCAGGAACCGTAGTACAATTATTGTTCCAGCAGGAAGTGCCCAAGATGAGGGATGGGCAGCATTTAGGAATATTTTGGCAGAGATCAATGAAGCCTCAAGGCTATTTATTTCGCCCAGTCAG ACTTCGGAACCCTCAGAGCGTCTTGGGCTTTCAGATGATGTAGGAGCCGGTTTTATATCCAGTCACTCTTCTCAATCTGGCCCAACAGCTGATTTGAGTGTAGAACGGATCATTGATCTGCCAGCAGCTGATGAAGTTAGTAACTTGGGGGTCTCCAAAGTAATCAGGGCTGACCAAAAGAGATTCTTCTTTGATCTTGGGAGTAACAACCGGGGCCatttcttaagaatatctgag GTGGCAGGTTCTGATCGCTCTTCCATAATTCTTCCTCTTTCTGGCCTGAAACAATTTCATGAAATGGTGGGTCACTTTGTGGAGATAAGTAAAGATCGGCTGGAAGGAATTACAGGTGCAAATGTTCGGACAATTGACTCTCCACAGAGATGA
- the LOC104088522 gene encoding transcription factor Pur-alpha 1 isoform X1: MEGNSGGGGGGGGGGGGGNDVELLCKTLQVEHKLFYFDLKENPRGRYLKISEKTSATRSTIIVPFNGISWFLDLFNYYVNSDDDQQDVFSKELQLDTKVFYFDVGENRRGRFLKVSEASVSRNRSTIIVPAGSAQDEGWAAFRNILAEINEASRLFISPSQQTSEPSERLGLSDDVGAGFISSHSSQSGPTADLSVERIIDLPAADEVSNLGVSKVIRADQKRFFFDLGSNNRGHFLRISEVAGSDRSSIILPLSGLKQFHEMVGHFVEISKDRLEGITGANVRTIDSPQR; this comes from the exons ATGGAGGGAAATTCCGGCGGCGGTGGTGGTGGCGGTGGCGGTGGCGGAGGAGGAAACGACGTGGAGTTGCTGTGCAAGACGTTACAGGTAGAACACAAGCTTTTCTACTTCGACCTGAAGGAGAATCCACGCGGGCGTTACTTGAAAATATCGGAGAAAACGTCGGCAACAAGGTCTACTATAATAGTACCATTCAACGGCATCTCATGGTTCCTCGATCTATTCAATTACTATGTCAATTCAGATGATGATCAACAGGACGTGTTTAGCAAAGAACTCCAACTTGATACCAAg GTGTTTTACTTTGATGTAGGGGAGAATAGACGAGGACGCTTTCTCAAG GTCTCTGAAGCATCTGTTAGCAGGAACCGTAGTACAATTATTGTTCCAGCAGGAAGTGCCCAAGATGAGGGATGGGCAGCATTTAGGAATATTTTGGCAGAGATCAATGAAGCCTCAAGGCTATTTATTTCGCCCAGTCAG CAGACTTCGGAACCCTCAGAGCGTCTTGGGCTTTCAGATGATGTAGGAGCCGGTTTTATATCCAGTCACTCTTCTCAATCTGGCCCAACAGCTGATTTGAGTGTAGAACGGATCATTGATCTGCCAGCAGCTGATGAAGTTAGTAACTTGGGGGTCTCCAAAGTAATCAGGGCTGACCAAAAGAGATTCTTCTTTGATCTTGGGAGTAACAACCGGGGCCatttcttaagaatatctgag GTGGCAGGTTCTGATCGCTCTTCCATAATTCTTCCTCTTTCTGGCCTGAAACAATTTCATGAAATGGTGGGTCACTTTGTGGAGATAAGTAAAGATCGGCTGGAAGGAATTACAGGTGCAAATGTTCGGACAATTGACTCTCCACAGAGATGA